A section of the Drosophila sechellia strain sech25 chromosome 3L, ASM438219v1, whole genome shotgun sequence genome encodes:
- the LOC6610887 gene encoding bladder cancer-associated protein: MYCLQCLLPVLLIPKPTNPALMETHVMFIVLYLVGFFLERKPCTICSLVFLTAVSLICYSGVGNCIFWGNCEGHLCENG, encoded by the coding sequence ATGTATTGCCTACAATGCCTGCTGCCCGTACTACTGATACCAAAACCCACGAATCCGGCCCTGATGGAAACGCACGTGATGTTCATAGTCCTCTACCTGGTCGGATTCTTCCTGGAGCGAAAACCCTGCACCATCTGCAGCCTCGTATTCCTCACAGCCGTATCCCTGATATGCTACAGTGGCGTCGGGAACTGCATCTTTTGGGGCAACTGCGAGGGCCATCTTTGTGAGAATGGATAG
- the LOC6610886 gene encoding CAAX prenyl protease 2 — protein sequence MKNLSETVSEVNMQENVVHESLPQIPVATSVTCCFVLAVLYVGSLYIWSTKHNRDHPTTVKRRFASVSMVMLAAPFFVYFFSSPELLSRVPFPKLLGLRLEGLWQAVVIPYALTVLLFLGPIFVNMQNESVRSYFDLDYWKGSFGSIIWVRNHVMAPLSEEFVFRACMMPLILQSFSPLVAVFITPLFFGVAHLHHIAERLSLGVNFSSALLIGLFQFIYTTLFGFYSAFLFARTGHVVAPILVHAFCNHMGLPDLQDLWQQDLWRRVVAIVLYFAGFVGWIFLVPLATDPSIYDNTLYWNA from the exons ATGAAAAACCTGAGTGAGACGGTATCCGAAGTCAACATGCAAGAAAATGTAGTCCACGAATCATTGCCCCAGATCCCGGTGGCCACTTCGGTGACCTGTTGCTTCGTGCTGGCTGTTCTGTACGTGGGTAGCCTCTACATTTGGAGCACCAAACACAACCGGGATCATCCAACCACGGTTAAGAGAAGATTCGCCAGTGTGTCCATGGTGATGCTGGCAGCCCCGTTCTTCGTCTACTTCTTCTCATCGCCGGAGCTGCTCAGCCGGGTACCGTTTCCCAAGCTGCTCGGTCTGCGCTTGGAGGGATTGTGGCAGGCTGTTGTGATACCATACGCCCTGACGGTGTTGCTCTTCCTGGGACCCATCTTTGTCAACATGCAGAACGAGTCCGTGCGCTCCTACTTTG ATCTGGACTACTGGAAGGGATCATTTGGGAGCATCATCTGGGTGCGCAACCATGTGATGGCACCGCTGAGCGAGGAGTTCGTCTTCCGAGCCTGCATGATGCCCCTCATCCTGCAGAGCTTTTCGCCCCTGGTCGCCGTTTTCATAACGCCGCTTTTCTTCGGAGTGGCCCACTTGCATCACATAGCCGAACGCTTGAGCTTGGGCGTGAATTTCAGCAGTGCCCTATTGATTGGGCTGTTTCAGTTCATCTACACCACGCTGTTTGGCTTCTATTCCGCCTTTCTATTTGCCCGTACAGGCCACGTGGTGGCTCCCATCTTGGTGCACGCGTTTTGCAACCACATGGGTCTGCCGGATCTGCAGGATCTGTGGCAACAGGATCTCTGGCGACGAGTGGTGGCCATTGTTCTCTACTTTGCCGGATTTGTTGGATGGATATTTCTGGTACCACTGGCTACAGATCCTTCGATCTATGATAACACCCTGTACTGGAAtgcataa